A region of Prochlorococcus marinus CUG1416 DNA encodes the following proteins:
- a CDS encoding methyltransferase family protein, with product MTKFRLKIFLKCAYELILVFLQFFLISLHFFQWEFIPQKQIIQVTPFSYLVGFLTIIIAFIMLIVAIKDLGRNLSPFPRPVNNSNLVNTGIYRFMRHPMYYSLILISFGFFITKLSFYYLILSISLGLIIKFKIALEEQYLNKKFKNYLLYKNEVKY from the coding sequence ATGACTAAATTTCGGTTAAAAATTTTTTTAAAATGTGCTTATGAACTAATTCTTGTTTTTTTACAGTTCTTTCTTATTAGTCTCCATTTTTTTCAATGGGAATTTATTCCACAAAAACAAATAATTCAAGTCACTCCTTTTTCTTATTTAGTGGGGTTTTTAACTATCATAATCGCTTTCATAATGTTGATAGTTGCAATTAAAGACTTAGGTAGAAATTTATCCCCTTTCCCAAGACCTGTAAACAATAGCAATCTTGTTAATACAGGTATTTATCGATTTATGCGTCATCCTATGTACTATTCTTTGATATTAATTTCCTTTGGCTTTTTTATAACAAAGCTATCTTTTTATTATTTAATTTTATCAATAAGTCTGGGTTTAATAATTAAATTTAAGATTGCTTTAGAAGAACAATATTTAAACAAAAAATTTAAGAATTACCTACTTTATAAAAATGAGGTCAAATATTAA
- a CDS encoding exodeoxyribonuclease V subunit gamma — protein sequence MLNLYKSNKIEVISDLLAEELKISPPFITEKLEIAVPNYVLGKWLSEQITIKNKISALYELKTISSYTESLLTNFFPDIDMGLWNFESIKWGIVDSLEELNSFKESFPLRNWINKYLDNKKTIDGDLYNLTKKITNNFIDYLIFRPEMIADWNRYEINSLNLFKNLNSDQFWQPILYKLLEKKISEKPSCLYMIEVIKNLSKMKNFQIKVPNQIYIISDNNLSKLYINFYSELSKFTKVNLYLISAGNDLWKRINCLEGELEFDNYESKLNLNNKNIEKIFGKFGANFQKLIEENIYKEGINLKNNLIYIDPTNNFNKKKDIPLLNQIQKRLIDNNRNDFIVNKSDDSILLCEHSNQNSQLEYLRNKIIEIINSCENIKYSDIAILSPQTNLIKPYLRYVFNNELINGEKIPYFFIDEDNHDSPDIYKFLIDITEIANEKITLEKIDYILSKKVTQNIFDFHINEKEEIIFLLNKVGFHWGLDANERLGEEKNTLEWSINRIILGLIYDKEVNLSTFNLKPFSPKNISLDLNKWVKILLHLKKYINLLRGSFSYSIWVEKIKFILKSIADYNANFNLEISEINRILDNYAIPLIPEDLILLNVFREILISCINKAKYQSKSRINKILVSDIENARHIPNKVIFLIDMNSVYYPKSPKNENINLLNNKYHLGDPSVFEREKYSFLELLIACRDKFIVTWVKNDKNNKKLDVSFPIKELISFFDSFLNQGQRELIIKDSDLIKKEIINIDSSKIIKSNYSLVKDIDWNEIKSDIKNYKLSELIYWFKNPQKYWLNKKNISPKEIFIHHPDEEYVSNLQKSQLINKIIKELEIDNHNFIDDLKNLNIKDQLVENGIIISKNSIFIKEKEIKDLLGSLSALLSQDNKINRIYVKSNANKEEYFIADDTVIELIHTKLSLSRLTEAWIKSLFISSLKKNIQKTKVIFRTENHYKSQIIQLPGAIESNLILEEYINIFKNFSEKCLPLPPESTYKYVEAKIKSKNEKKAFSDRWIGNKNFSKGERDTIEMKLCFGNEKEPYFFFGNNNFDKLSFRLYGPLIEALKK from the coding sequence TTGCTCAATCTTTATAAGTCAAACAAAATTGAAGTAATTAGTGATCTGCTAGCAGAAGAATTAAAAATATCTCCTCCTTTTATAACTGAGAAATTAGAAATAGCTGTTCCTAATTATGTTTTGGGTAAGTGGTTAAGTGAACAAATAACTATAAAAAATAAAATAAGTGCTCTTTATGAATTAAAGACAATATCAAGTTACACCGAATCATTATTGACAAATTTTTTTCCTGACATTGATATGGGGTTATGGAATTTTGAATCAATTAAATGGGGAATTGTTGATTCTTTAGAAGAATTAAATAGCTTTAAAGAATCATTTCCACTTAGAAATTGGATTAATAAATATTTGGATAATAAAAAGACAATTGATGGAGACCTATATAATCTGACAAAAAAGATCACGAATAATTTTATTGATTATCTAATTTTTAGACCAGAAATGATTGCTGACTGGAATAGATATGAAATTAATTCACTTAATCTATTTAAGAATTTAAATTCAGATCAATTTTGGCAACCTATTTTATATAAATTATTAGAGAAAAAGATATCTGAAAAACCTTCATGTTTATACATGATTGAAGTAATTAAGAATTTAAGTAAAATGAAAAACTTTCAAATTAAAGTCCCAAATCAAATTTATATTATTTCAGATAATAATTTATCAAAACTATATATTAATTTTTATTCAGAACTTTCTAAGTTTACTAAGGTAAATTTATATTTAATATCTGCAGGAAATGATTTATGGAAAAGAATAAATTGTCTTGAAGGTGAGTTGGAATTTGATAATTATGAAAGTAAATTGAATTTAAATAATAAAAATATAGAGAAAATATTTGGTAAATTTGGAGCAAACTTTCAGAAATTAATTGAGGAAAATATTTATAAGGAAGGTATAAATTTAAAAAATAATCTAATATACATTGATCCAACAAATAATTTTAATAAGAAGAAAGATATTCCTCTTCTTAATCAAATACAAAAAAGACTAATTGATAATAATAGAAATGATTTTATAGTAAATAAAAGTGATGATTCGATATTACTTTGTGAGCATTCTAATCAGAATAGTCAATTAGAATATTTAAGAAACAAAATTATAGAAATAATAAATTCTTGCGAGAATATTAAATATAGTGATATTGCTATTTTATCTCCACAAACTAATCTAATTAAACCTTATCTAAGGTATGTCTTTAATAATGAATTAATTAATGGTGAGAAGATACCTTATTTTTTTATTGATGAAGATAATCATGATTCTCCAGACATATATAAATTTTTAATTGACATCACTGAAATAGCAAATGAGAAAATTACACTTGAAAAAATAGATTATATTCTTTCTAAAAAAGTAACTCAGAACATTTTTGATTTTCATATTAATGAGAAGGAAGAAATTATTTTTTTACTTAATAAAGTTGGTTTTCATTGGGGATTAGATGCCAATGAAAGATTAGGGGAAGAAAAAAATACACTAGAGTGGTCTATAAATAGAATTATTTTAGGCTTGATTTATGACAAAGAAGTCAATTTAAGTACTTTTAATTTAAAACCATTTAGCCCAAAAAATATAAGTTTGGATTTGAATAAATGGGTTAAAATATTACTACATTTAAAAAAATATATTAATTTACTAAGGGGATCTTTTTCTTACTCAATTTGGGTTGAAAAGATAAAGTTTATATTAAAAAGTATCGCTGATTATAATGCAAATTTTAATTTAGAAATAAGTGAAATAAATAGAATTCTTGATAATTACGCAATACCTTTAATTCCTGAGGATCTTATTTTGTTAAATGTTTTTAGAGAGATATTAATTTCTTGCATAAATAAAGCTAAATATCAAAGTAAATCACGTATAAACAAGATCCTAGTAAGTGATATTGAGAATGCAAGGCATATTCCAAATAAGGTTATCTTCCTAATAGATATGAATAGCGTTTATTATCCAAAATCACCAAAGAATGAAAATATTAATTTATTAAATAATAAATATCACCTGGGCGATCCATCAGTTTTTGAAAGAGAGAAATATTCATTTCTAGAGTTGTTAATTGCCTGTAGAGATAAATTTATAGTTACTTGGGTAAAGAATGACAAAAACAATAAAAAATTAGATGTTTCTTTTCCTATAAAAGAGTTAATTTCTTTTTTTGATAGTTTCTTAAACCAAGGCCAAAGAGAACTAATAATTAAAGATTCTGATTTAATTAAAAAAGAAATAATTAATATTGATAGTTCTAAGATAATTAAAAGTAATTATTCCCTAGTAAAAGATATAGATTGGAATGAAATAAAATCTGATATTAAAAATTACAAATTATCAGAACTGATTTATTGGTTCAAGAATCCACAAAAATATTGGCTAAATAAAAAAAATATTTCTCCTAAGGAAATATTTATTCATCATCCAGATGAGGAGTATGTAAGTAATCTTCAGAAATCTCAACTAATTAACAAAATAATCAAGGAATTAGAGATTGATAACCATAATTTTATTGATGATTTAAAAAATTTGAATATTAAAGATCAATTGGTTGAAAATGGTATTATTATTTCCAAAAATAGTATTTTTATAAAAGAAAAAGAAATCAAAGATTTATTAGGTAGTCTATCTGCCCTTTTGAGTCAAGATAATAAGATTAATAGAATTTATGTTAAATCAAATGCAAATAAAGAAGAATATTTCATCGCCGATGACACCGTAATTGAATTAATTCATACAAAACTAAGTTTAAGTCGTTTGACAGAAGCTTGGATAAAATCACTCTTTATTTCTTCTTTAAAGAAGAATATACAAAAGACTAAAGTAATTTTTAGAACAGAAAATCATTATAAATCACAAATTATTCAATTACCCGGAGCAATTGAATCAAATTTAATTTTGGAGGAATACATAAATATTTTTAAAAATTTTTCTGAAAAATGTTTACCTCTTCCTCCAGAAAGTACTTATAAATACGTAGAAGCAAAAATAAAATCAAAAAATGAGAAAAAAGCTTTTTCCGATAGATGGATTGGTAATAAAAATTTTTCTAAAGGAGAAAGAGATACTATCGAAATGAAATTGTGTTTTGGAAATGAAAAAGAACCATATTTCTTTTTTGGAAATAATAATTTTGATAAATTATCATTCAGATTATATGGTCCTCTTATTGAAGCATTAAAGAAATAA
- a CDS encoding MgPME-cyclase complex family protein, producing the protein MTKYFFVAASQKFLTVEEPIEEILKERERNYKENNKEIDFWLLKNPSFLQTSQFKNLTAKIPSPPAAVLSTDKKFITFLKLRLEFVAVGEFECPNAEITDPFKV; encoded by the coding sequence ATGACAAAATATTTTTTCGTCGCGGCAAGTCAAAAATTTTTAACAGTTGAAGAACCAATTGAAGAGATTTTGAAAGAGAGGGAGAGGAATTATAAAGAAAACAATAAAGAAATAGATTTTTGGCTTTTAAAAAATCCATCCTTTTTACAAACTTCTCAATTTAAGAATCTAACAGCAAAGATCCCCTCCCCCCCAGCAGCTGTTTTATCTACCGATAAAAAATTTATAACTTTCTTAAAGCTTCGTTTAGAGTTCGTTGCCGTGGGGGAATTCGAATGTCCTAATGCAGAAATAACTGATCCATTTAAAGTTTAG
- a CDS encoding pyridoxine 5'-phosphate synthase, whose amino-acid sequence MTTLGVNIDHIANVRQARKTIEPDPVQFAFLAELGGADSITVHLREDRRHIQDRDVFLLKETIKTKLNLEMAATEEMLEIAKKLLPDYVTLVPEKREEVTTEGGLDVKGNMKYLKNFVENLNDSNIEVSAFIDPICEQINYSKEIGFNFIELHTGKYAELTGYNQHKELQRIVESTQEANDLGLVVNAGHGLNYNNVKKIASINNINELNIGHSIVARALAVGLEKSVREMKSLINSN is encoded by the coding sequence ATGACCACTTTAGGAGTAAACATTGACCATATCGCTAATGTTAGACAGGCCAGGAAAACTATAGAGCCCGACCCTGTACAATTTGCTTTTTTAGCTGAATTAGGTGGAGCAGATTCAATTACCGTTCATTTAAGAGAGGATAGAAGACACATACAAGATAGAGATGTATTTCTTTTGAAAGAAACTATCAAAACAAAACTTAATTTAGAAATGGCTGCTACAGAAGAAATGTTAGAAATTGCCAAAAAGCTTCTTCCAGATTATGTAACACTAGTACCAGAGAAAAGAGAGGAAGTTACCACTGAAGGGGGATTGGATGTAAAAGGGAATATGAAATACCTTAAGAATTTTGTTGAAAATTTAAATGATTCCAATATTGAAGTAAGTGCTTTTATTGATCCTATTTGTGAGCAGATCAATTATTCAAAAGAAATAGGGTTTAATTTTATAGAATTACATACTGGTAAATATGCTGAACTAACCGGTTATAATCAACATAAAGAGCTTCAAAGGATTGTTGAGTCTACACAAGAAGCAAATGACCTAGGATTAGTTGTTAATGCTGGTCATGGACTAAATTACAATAATGTAAAAAAAATTGCATCAATTAACAATATTAACGAGTTAAACATAGGTCATAGTATTGTTGCAAGGGCTTTAGCGGTAGGATTAGAAAAGTCTGTTCGTGAAATGAAGTCACTTATTAACTCAAATTAA
- a CDS encoding lysophospholipid acyltransferase family protein, whose amino-acid sequence MFVTQDIVIKVFFSEITIINKSFSIPKNSSIILAPTHRSRWDGLILTKAIGRRVTSNDCRFMVTNSEMKGIQGWFLKRLGCFSIDQLSPSLSVLRYAVNLIVKKNQLVVFPEGKINKYGKKLTLKEGLYRLALMAAKKTNSIFIIPIGIAYSQVSPKIRGTASLYIGDPMLVNKNSNLSINEFNEILNKRMHNAEKIALKNVGR is encoded by the coding sequence ATGTTTGTTACCCAGGACATTGTAATAAAGGTTTTTTTTAGTGAAATAACAATAATAAATAAAAGTTTTTCAATACCAAAAAATTCTTCAATTATTTTGGCCCCAACCCATAGATCAAGATGGGATGGTTTGATTCTTACTAAGGCAATAGGTAGGAGGGTAACCAGTAATGATTGTAGATTTATGGTTACAAATTCTGAAATGAAAGGAATCCAAGGTTGGTTTTTAAAAAGACTCGGTTGTTTTTCAATTGATCAATTATCTCCTTCTCTATCAGTATTAAGATATGCTGTAAATCTAATAGTAAAAAAGAATCAACTCGTAGTTTTCCCTGAGGGCAAAATTAATAAATATGGCAAAAAATTAACTCTCAAAGAGGGTTTGTATAGATTAGCTCTGATGGCAGCAAAAAAAACAAACTCAATTTTTATAATTCCAATAGGGATTGCTTATAGCCAGGTATCTCCAAAAATCAGAGGAACAGCTTCCTTATACATTGGAGATCCTATGTTAGTAAATAAAAATTCCAATTTATCAATTAATGAATTTAATGAAATTTTGAATAAAAGAATGCACAACGCAGAAAAAATTGCTTTAAAAAATGTAGGTCGATAA
- a CDS encoding BolA family protein encodes MITKSKVIGLITKKLPDSEVKVENLKGNDHLQVTVISSMFNGLSLVKQHQLVYSALKEELASEAIHALALKTETPS; translated from the coding sequence ATGATTACTAAATCAAAAGTTATAGGCTTAATTACAAAAAAATTACCGGATTCTGAAGTAAAAGTTGAAAATCTTAAGGGAAATGATCATTTACAAGTTACGGTAATCTCATCAATGTTCAATGGATTATCATTAGTTAAACAACATCAACTAGTCTATTCTGCCCTTAAAGAAGAATTAGCTTCAGAGGCTATCCATGCACTAGCCCTAAAAACAGAAACCCCAAGTTAA
- the grxD gene encoding Grx4 family monothiol glutaredoxin, producing MENLTKDKIQNLIESNPVMVFMKGTKLMPQCGFSNNVVQILNSLGVEFSTFDVLSDFDVREGIKEYSDWPTIPQVYLKGEFLGGSDILIEMYNAGTLKEKIEIELAS from the coding sequence ATGGAAAATCTTACTAAAGATAAAATTCAAAACCTAATAGAATCAAATCCAGTTATGGTTTTCATGAAAGGTACTAAATTAATGCCTCAATGCGGATTCTCCAACAACGTCGTTCAAATTCTCAACTCTCTAGGTGTTGAATTTAGCACTTTTGATGTTCTTAGTGATTTTGATGTAAGAGAAGGTATTAAAGAATATTCAGATTGGCCTACTATCCCTCAAGTTTATTTAAAAGGTGAATTTCTAGGAGGATCAGACATTCTTATTGAAATGTACAACGCTGGGACCTTAAAAGAAAAGATTGAAATCGAATTAGCATCCTAA
- a CDS encoding DUF6761 family protein, producing MTSFENPKAIRHFQSICDSCQALVSRFHTPSDLKLYCDGYLQALRNCSSLEQRDQEKLERLIERWILDPSSFIEPGGDVNNGFFDKKRV from the coding sequence ATGACATCATTTGAAAATCCTAAAGCAATTCGTCATTTTCAATCAATTTGCGATAGTTGCCAAGCCTTGGTTAGTCGTTTTCATACCCCTTCAGACCTGAAGCTATATTGTGATGGTTATCTCCAAGCCTTAAGGAATTGCAGTAGTTTAGAGCAGAGAGATCAAGAGAAATTAGAAAGATTAATAGAAAGATGGATTTTAGATCCATCGAGTTTTATTGAACCAGGTGGGGATGTAAATAATGGTTTTTTTGATAAAAAAAGAGTTTAA
- a CDS encoding response regulator transcription factor, with amino-acid sequence MQSTEQILAPTPGSSQLPTSPQTPSRVLVVEPHPTLRTVLVQRLRQDGHLAAAVGSAAEAVDLCREQSPDLLVSAEILEHNTAMRLAQQLGCSVIVLTARSGVEALVNLLDEGADDVLRKPFGLEELAARCRTLLKRGRIGLQEKVEVGPLEVHLLLRQVTLSEKPVELSPREFALLCALLMPPGMVRSRQELLRMAWPPFSGGPRSVDTQVLTLRRKLEQAGLGEGGGITTVRQQGYRFSLDNI; translated from the coding sequence ATGCAATCAACTGAGCAAATCTTAGCTCCAACCCCTGGCAGTTCACAATTGCCTACGAGCCCTCAAACACCCTCAAGAGTTCTTGTTGTTGAACCTCACCCCACACTAAGAACTGTCCTTGTACAAAGACTTCGTCAAGATGGTCACTTAGCTGCTGCAGTTGGTTCAGCCGCAGAAGCAGTTGACCTATGTCGAGAACAATCACCTGACCTATTGGTCAGCGCAGAAATTCTTGAGCACAACACTGCAATGAGGTTAGCCCAACAGTTGGGATGCTCAGTAATCGTTTTAACTGCCAGATCAGGTGTTGAAGCACTAGTCAATTTATTAGATGAAGGAGCTGATGATGTTCTCAGAAAACCATTTGGTCTTGAAGAGTTGGCCGCTAGATGTAGAACACTTTTGAAAAGAGGAAGAATAGGACTACAAGAAAAAGTTGAAGTTGGACCTTTAGAAGTCCATCTTCTCCTAAGACAGGTAACACTTAGTGAGAAACCCGTAGAATTAAGCCCGAGGGAGTTTGCGTTACTTTGTGCTTTGCTTATGCCCCCAGGGATGGTAAGAAGTAGACAGGAGCTTTTAAGGATGGCTTGGCCTCCTTTTAGCGGAGGCCCAAGGTCGGTAGATACTCAAGTATTAACTTTAAGAAGAAAACTAGAACAGGCAGGTCTAGGAGAAGGGGGCGGTATAACAACAGTAAGACAGCAAGGATATAGATTTAGTCTTGATAATATCTAA
- the crtH gene encoding carotenoid isomerase: MKANKEKFDVIIIGSGIGGLVTASQLAAKGSKVLVLEKYIIPGGSGGSFKRKGYTFDVGASMIFGFGEKGYTNLLTRALKDVKEKCETIPDPVQLEYHLPNNLSISVDREYEEFISKLSDRFPKEKEGIRKFYGTCKKVFDCLDSMPLLSIEDPVYLFKVFFKAPLSCLGLARWLPINAGDVARKYIKDTELLKFIDIECFCWSVMPALKTPMINAGMVFTDRHVGGINYPKGGVGKIAEKLVTGIEKLGSKIRYRANVTEILLKNEKAVGVKLSNGEEIYSDIIVSNSTRWDTFGLKNNDKGLIARDYVPKSEYKWSETYKPSPSFVSIHLGVAGELIDKKFNCHHIIVEDWEELENEKGVIFISIPTILDSSLAPEGKHIIHAFTPSSISEWENLSREEYLTKKENYYSFLIGKISKIIPKLDQNIDHKEIGTPRTHRKFLGRFEGSYGPIPNKKLLGLLPMPFNTTNIENLYCVGDSCFPGQGLNAVAFSGYACAHKIGSKLKINDFKLPD, translated from the coding sequence ATGAAAGCCAATAAAGAAAAATTTGACGTAATTATTATCGGTTCCGGAATAGGAGGGTTGGTTACAGCTTCACAGTTAGCGGCAAAGGGTTCGAAAGTATTAGTTCTTGAAAAATATATTATTCCAGGGGGAAGTGGAGGATCTTTTAAGAGAAAAGGTTATACATTTGATGTTGGAGCTTCAATGATTTTCGGATTTGGAGAGAAAGGTTATACCAATTTATTAACTCGCGCTTTAAAAGATGTAAAAGAAAAATGTGAAACAATTCCTGATCCTGTTCAATTGGAGTATCATCTTCCAAATAATTTGAGTATTTCAGTTGATAGAGAATATGAAGAATTTATTAGTAAATTATCGGATCGCTTCCCAAAAGAAAAAGAAGGTATAAGGAAATTTTATGGAACCTGCAAAAAGGTATTTGACTGTCTTGATTCTATGCCTCTTTTGTCAATTGAGGATCCTGTCTATCTTTTTAAGGTCTTTTTTAAAGCGCCATTATCTTGCCTAGGTCTCGCAAGATGGCTACCAATAAATGCTGGAGATGTTGCAAGAAAATATATTAAAGATACTGAACTATTGAAGTTTATTGATATTGAATGTTTTTGTTGGTCAGTTATGCCTGCTCTTAAAACCCCAATGATAAATGCAGGAATGGTTTTTACAGATAGACATGTTGGAGGTATTAACTATCCAAAAGGAGGAGTAGGTAAGATTGCAGAGAAATTAGTTACTGGGATTGAAAAATTAGGTAGCAAAATACGTTATAGAGCTAATGTTACTGAAATACTTTTAAAAAATGAAAAAGCTGTAGGCGTAAAACTATCAAATGGAGAAGAAATTTACTCAGATATAATTGTTTCTAATTCCACAAGATGGGATACTTTTGGTCTTAAAAATAATGATAAAGGGTTAATTGCAAGAGATTACGTACCAAAAAGTGAATATAAGTGGTCTGAAACTTACAAGCCTTCTCCATCTTTTGTTTCAATACACTTAGGCGTAGCAGGAGAATTAATAGATAAAAAATTTAATTGTCATCATATTATCGTTGAGGATTGGGAAGAATTAGAAAATGAAAAAGGAGTAATTTTTATTTCTATTCCCACCATTTTAGATTCATCTTTAGCTCCTGAGGGCAAACACATCATTCACGCCTTTACCCCTTCTTCTATAAGTGAATGGGAAAATCTTTCAAGAGAGGAATATCTTACTAAAAAAGAAAATTATTATTCTTTTTTAATAGGAAAGATTTCAAAGATAATCCCAAAATTAGATCAAAATATTGACCATAAAGAAATTGGCACTCCTAGAACTCATAGAAAGTTTCTTGGAAGATTTGAGGGTAGTTACGGGCCAATTCCCAATAAAAAATTACTTGGACTTCTTCCAATGCCTTTCAATACAACAAATATTGAAAATCTTTATTGTGTAGGGGACTCATGTTTCCCAGGGCAAGGTTTGAATGCTGTGGCTTTTAGTGGTTATGCATGTGCACATAAAATTGGATCAAAGTTAAAAATTAATGATTTTAAGTTACCAGATTGA
- the trmFO gene encoding methylenetetrahydrofolate--tRNA-(uracil(54)-C(5))-methyltransferase (FADH(2)-oxidizing) TrmFO, translating to MINKKVIVIGAGLAGSEAAWQIANAGIPVELIEMRPFHLTPAHHTGDFGELVCSNSFGALSPDRAAGLLQAELRTFNSLIINTADKFSVPAGGALAVDRSKFSKCLTEVLSSHPLIEIKKIEQLDLPGKENITVLATGPLTSDELGSKIKNFTGIDSCHFFDAASPIIYGDTIDHKIVFKASRYDKGDPAYLNCPMNENEYINFRNELIEGNQASLKDFEKESANFFEACLPIEEIARRGVETMRFGPLKSIGLWNPEWGDLFDRENRLKKRPHAIVQLRKEDLEGKLLNMVGFQTNLKWSEQKRIFRMIPGLEKAEFVRFGVMHRNTFLESPKLLLPTLQFLKRDSLLAAGQITGTEGYAAAAAGGLLAGINASLLAMNKSPVTFPKQSMIGSLMNFISNKNIIMSNQKKNKFQPIPPSFGLVPELNNKIKDKKIRYKAYQKRSLEVLQDFKEILDSCFEKDQLGVRIN from the coding sequence AATTGTAATAGGAGCTGGTCTTGCTGGTAGTGAAGCTGCTTGGCAAATAGCTAATGCAGGTATCCCCGTTGAATTAATTGAAATGAGGCCTTTTCATCTAACTCCAGCTCATCACACTGGAGACTTTGGTGAATTGGTTTGTAGTAATAGTTTTGGGGCCTTAAGTCCCGATAGGGCCGCGGGCCTTTTGCAAGCAGAATTAAGAACATTTAACTCTTTGATAATAAATACAGCAGACAAGTTCTCTGTCCCTGCGGGAGGTGCTTTAGCTGTTGATAGATCAAAATTTAGTAAATGCTTGACAGAAGTTTTATCAAGTCATCCTTTAATTGAAATAAAAAAAATTGAACAATTAGATCTACCTGGTAAAGAAAATATAACCGTACTTGCTACTGGGCCATTAACATCAGATGAATTAGGTAGCAAGATTAAAAATTTCACAGGTATAGATTCTTGTCATTTTTTTGATGCAGCGAGCCCAATTATCTATGGTGATACTATTGACCATAAAATAGTCTTTAAGGCAAGCAGATACGATAAAGGTGATCCAGCATATTTAAATTGTCCAATGAACGAAAATGAATATATAAATTTTAGGAATGAATTAATTGAAGGTAATCAGGCCTCTTTGAAAGATTTCGAAAAAGAATCTGCAAATTTCTTTGAAGCTTGTTTACCCATTGAAGAAATAGCTAGAAGAGGTGTTGAAACAATGCGATTTGGACCTTTGAAATCTATTGGTTTATGGAATCCAGAATGGGGAGATTTATTCGATAGAGAAAATAGATTAAAAAAGAGACCCCATGCAATTGTTCAATTAAGAAAAGAAGATTTAGAAGGCAAATTACTAAATATGGTTGGTTTCCAGACTAACCTCAAATGGTCAGAACAAAAAAGAATATTTAGAATGATTCCTGGTTTAGAAAAAGCTGAGTTTGTTCGTTTTGGTGTAATGCATAGGAATACATTTTTAGAATCTCCTAAACTACTTTTGCCAACACTTCAATTTTTAAAAAGAGATTCACTTCTTGCCGCTGGCCAAATAACAGGTACTGAAGGTTATGCCGCTGCTGCTGCGGGAGGTTTACTAGCTGGCATTAATGCCTCTTTACTAGCAATGAATAAAAGTCCAGTTACTTTCCCTAAGCAATCAATGATAGGCTCTCTGATGAACTTTATTAGCAATAAAAATATAATAATGTCTAATCAGAAAAAAAATAAATTCCAACCAATTCCTCCCTCATTTGGATTAGTGCCAGAACTAAACAATAAAATAAAGGACAAAAAAATACGTTATAAAGCATACCAAAAAAGGTCTCTTGAAGTCTTGCAAGATTTTAAAGAAATATTAGATTCATGTTTCGAAAAAGATCAATTAGGTGTTCGAATTAATTAA